DNA sequence from the Colletotrichum destructivum chromosome 9, complete sequence genome:
GCCGGGGCATCACCTTTGCCGTCGTGGACGTGGCGGTCGACGCAGTTGAAGCAGGTCGAGATCTCGCCGTCCGGGAACCATTCCCATGTGTCGTGTGTGATGCCGCCCTTGAGCGTCTTTTTGGAGACTTTCAATGCAGACGAGGGTTTCTTGTGCCAGTGCAGATGCTCGGCTTGGTGGGCCCAGAACCCCTCGGGATCCTCGAGAGAACGGCGCAGGACCTCGTCTTGAGGGTGTAAGTCGCCCATCGCAGAAGCGGTGCAATGACTTTGCTGGATACAACAAATTGCAAATGAGGCTGTGAGACAACGAGGGTACAATCAAGGCTGGCACGCGATGAATATATTTCACACGAGGACACCACCAACACGAAAGTCTGGGACCAGTAGAATGCCAGTCTCGGGTCTTTGAATTGGGCGGCTGGAAGAATGTCTTGAAGTCGAAACAAAAGTTGGGATACAAGACATGAATATCGGTGTGCAGCTGCTGACTATGGACGGTTGGGGTCGATGACCATGGGGGATGGATGAGGAGGTTTCCCCGCATTCCGTTGACCCGGGGCAAAGAGACCGGCCGTCATTGTCGACCACCACAACATCGACAGCCGAACTTGGCTTCTTCAAATCGGCTGCCACACGGATATGGATTTGTTCTCAACGGCATTTTCTCCTGAAAAGCATTTCTCGGCTGCGGGGATGGGATAGGAAATGCGTACCTACCAGGCGAATGTGCGAGGCGCTTTTATGAAGTGACCGGATGGAGTGTGCATACGACAGTTGGCGGAACCCATCATTTGCAATTTTACGAGCAAAATACTCGTGAACCCCCAAAAGCCCTACCACATTCAACGTGCTTTTTGTTACTGGCCTTCGAACCCAGCATGTGAGGGTCTATTATCGACTCAGCCATGATATCGACGATGAAGCGATACCGATTTTACCCCATAGATCCAGACCCAAGTCATCATCCCGCGATCGCGGTCCCCACTACGGCTCCCCGCAAGATCCATACACCCTGCagtccccccctctctccagAGGAGCTTCGGTGAGGCAGGACGTGAGGGCATGGTTGGCCTGAAAAACCACTCAACTCTCCGCAACCAGACTGCCGTCTAATCCTGGACAAAAGAAAAACCGACGACAGTGAAAGAGCATCGGATATCGCTACGGGTGTTGATGCCCTCTGAACTACCATGCTATTGCTTGGAGAGCCAGGGGACTCGCAAACGAACTCCATAGCCCCTGAGACAAGCCAGACACAAGGGACAGAAAAGAAAGGTCTGGAAGCccagcaagaagaagaagaaagctCGGCCAAGCAAGGGGAATCTTCGGGGACGATGTATCACACACTCAGCGTCCGGCTCTGTCGGCTGTCGACGAGACAGACGTaggagaagggaaggggtACCCAGTCTACCAGAGTTCAGTCATCATGCAGACACCGCTCCAGGCAAAAACTGTGCCTGTGCCTAAGACTGTGCCTGTTTGCCCAGGGAAGACCCCAGGGCACAGATGCATCTGAACATTTCGTGTTCCCCTCGACCCTGTATGCTCTTGACATTCGTGGAAATCCTGTCAATGGCGATCGGCATGGAAAAAACCAGAGGGGTTGTTAATCTCGCTTGGATCCATCTCGTATCTTGTTGCGGTTTtccgttgttgttgttgttgttattgttaTTGCATCGCGTTCTTTCATATCTCGTATGCGCATATACGTGTAGTGTTGTATCCGTACCCGTCGTGAGAGTGATTGCAGACGAACGGGTATTGGAATACCTTTCTAtgaaaaaaaaggaaaactCTCTTCGGATCATCCCATATCTTCGTAGCCACTGAACAATACCCTTGTTTGCCATCCTTTGGAATGTGGACAATGCCACAGATTACTTCCCGTAAATATCTGGGAACCAACCAGTTCACCCCCCCTATCAAACACAGGACGGAATAAGAACAAACGTGGTCTGGCCCGAAAACTGCTCAGCAGTGGCCTACACAGACTCAGAAGACACAAACCCACGGCAACAGCGCGGCGCACGCCCAAGCGCCGCAGGATGCAGGTACGGCGCACGAGAAcaaagggaaaaggggacCGGTAAACATTGGACGGTCGGTTCCCCTGGAAGGAAAAAACCGGACCCCACGCCACCCACCTGCAACCACCACCCTCCTTTTCAGGAACCAGTAAACAAAACAACCTTAATCGAGGCGATGCAACGACATCTCAGCTCGTCTCCAGGCTTCGTCCACCCCTACCGTCACTCATTCTTGGGTAAGGCTATTGATTGGCGTGACGTGTCTGTCTCTCCTTCAAGAACGCCCCAAGAAGCGTCCAAGACCTGCCCCCATGACCTGCCCCCGGAGTATGCGCTTGCATGCTCCTCCACCGAGGAATGCGGCACGGCAAGACGGCCAGCCTGCGCCCCCAAAAACGCATCCATACAGCATTCGTTCCTACGAACCTTCCAAGAAGGACGCCCAGCGCAAGCGAAATGAAGCCGCGAActcatcccccctcccccccaaatcGTTCTCaacccctctctctcccactctcaGTCACCGCTATTCCACTACCCGTACGGACACACAGCTCGTGTTCATCTTCCGCCCGGCGCTCAGGTTTAGACCATTCATCcggtttttttctttcctgccCCCACCAACTTATTTTCGTACACGATTTCCCCAGTGTTAGCGCAAATGAGACTTCCCCCCGAGGGACCGAGTGTGGGTGATTACCAAAGCACGGGACGCAACGTCGAGAGTGACGCAGATGGCGCTTCTTCCTCAAACGGGCCCGCCGTGGAAACTTGGGGCGTTGGTGTCTCGGCCCCCCCTACAATATTGGCGAACGCGCGAGGATGACATGGCGCTCAGTCTAAATGGAGAAACTTTGTTTGTCAAGTGCTCAGTGGTAGGAAGTTTCAGCATGAACCGTGGCAGGCGTTGAACACctgcgacgacgaccccgTAGTCATGGCGGCCGACGCAACTCCCATCCGGcgtctcctcttcctcggaAAGGTCGCGGACTACGACATCTGCAAAGTATCCGGAATTGACAGTGGGAAGGGGGAATCATCATCTTCACGCATATTACGTTGAACAGAGAGTGTTTGGTTGCTGTACCAAACCTGGTCTCTCGGCAATGTTTCCATATTCCAGAGTGCTTCTACGGAAAGACATTGGTGTGACAAAAGACCATAAAACATTCAGCAAGTTTGCTCGTCTCCTTCGAAAGAGCCAGGGCTTAGGATGCTCGCCCGCAACGTCAGCCTAATCGACATGACGAGAATGTGCACAAGGACAGATGGTAGAATCTTTGGCTGTGACGGGCGAACATACACAGAAGCAAAAATGTGTGCGCTTCGGTCGGGAGAAGAATATAAGTGAAATTGGGACTTTGTCAACAAGTCATCTGCCGTGAGGGGGAACAAATACAACAGAATAACCTATCATGGTCGCATTATATTCCCGTTAAGCCCCCCGAGAAAAAAGTGGTATATACCGCCGCATGGGGAAATGCTCCTCGTGGGCGATGGACGGAGTACCGTAGCCAAGAACCGTTTGTAGGGCCTGTAAAGCAAGTACATGAAGTTGCAGTATCGACAGGGTTGTGTGAGCTGCGATGGCTTGGCCGTGCCTCAAGGGAGGCACTCCATGGCGCCATGCAGGCAAGAAAATGTACCGGGTATTCTTCCGTGGGCGCGTTGCTTCGCTCCGTCGTTTTTGGTCCTCCCAAGCTCAGTCTGTGGAGAGACTTCACTCCCCCAAACTCCCGTCCGTAGCAtgaacaaaaaaaaaacccatCCACCCAGTTGGTTGGATGTTTCACAACCGCGCTCCAGTCATAAGGTGTCGTAGGCTCCCACGAATCACGAGATTATCGTATGTCCAAGATCGCAGGGGGAGACGTGGATAGCGAGACGTGAAAATGGTTGATTTAGAGAACGAAAGCAGCGAGACCGAGGACACCGGCCAAGCCAGCACcggagagggcggcggccttgccggcaccggcggTGGGGACCGAGATGGGCTTGGTGGGGGTGATAGCGGCGGTGCCGGCAATGGTGGTCTTGCTGACAGGGGGGGTAGCGACGGGGAGGGTGGCGTTCTTGGTGGGGTGAACGCTATTGTCATGGTTAGCTGGTGACACATTGCGAAGCGGATATTAGACAAAGCGAACCAGTTGTCGCACTTGACCACAGAGGAGGTGATGATGGGCTTGGTGACAGTGCAAGGGCAGTCGGTGATGGTCAGGGTGGTGGCCTGGAATGTGTTAGCTGATCGACCTGGTTGTTGTCGGTACCGAGGAGTGCCGAGGACGGTCGTTCAGGCAGTCTCGAGACCATAGATGACAGAGGCCCCGAGACTTTGCCCAAAACAACCTGTCGGTCCGTCCGTCTTCCGGGATCGACATACCGAGGTGATGGTGTAGGTCTTGTCAGCGTGGGTGATGACAGTGGGACCAGGGCAGTAGGTGGTGTACGAAGAGACGACCTCAGTAACGTAGGTGACGTTCTTGTGGgccatggcgccggcggcgaggacaaggGCAGCAGCGGAGAACTTCATTTTGACGGTTTGGAGGGTGTTTGCTTATTAAGACTCGAGAGAATTGTGGTTGCGAGTTGACGATTAGCTGGGTTGGGTTTAACGAATGAAAGCGACTAAAAAGTCTGGGTCGGtaatgagtgagtgagtgtgggtgaggagagggagggaaacaACAGGTGGAAGGGGCCGGAGGAAATGGATTTATATACAGAGATGGACGCAACACGACATGGGGActgggatggatggtggaCTCTCTATCCGCAGACTCAGGGCGTTAGTGCCGACTTGTGGGCGTGCCACTTTGCCTTGCAGTAATGGATGGGACGGTTCAGGGACGGTACCTTTGCCCAGGACGGGTGGAGCATCACATCTCCTGGGCCTGGAGATGAGAAGGGGAGCTGGACCGGGAAGGCGAAGAGAGCACACGCCGcctctttcttcccccccgTACCCCTGGTCCCCTGCTAAGATGGGCGCTATTCATGGCTGGACAGGCGCCGCGACTTTTTATTCTCTCTTGCATTTCACGAACCGGCTTATTTTACTTTGGACCATTCAGAAGCGAGGCATCCGAGCGAGGGTTGGCCgcccagggggggggggggggggggggtcgaaCATGGAAAGAAGGCCATTGTGAGTGTGGTGTGTGAACAGACGGGAAAGGGGGTGGGCGGTTGTattctccttctcggcttCTCTTCGCTGGTGGCT
Encoded proteins:
- a CDS encoding Putative Cell wall protein Sed1/Spi1; this encodes MKFSAAALVLAAGAMAHKNVTYVTEVVSSYTTYCPGPTVITHADKTYTITSATTLTITDCPCTVTKPIITSSVVKCDNCVHPTKNATLPVATPPVSKTTIAGTAAITPTKPISVPTAGAGKAAALSGAGLAGVLGLAAFVL